A stretch of the Papaver somniferum cultivar HN1 chromosome 6, ASM357369v1, whole genome shotgun sequence genome encodes the following:
- the LOC113290021 gene encoding protein WHAT'S THIS FACTOR 1 homolog, with the protein MRRISIKQALLQTMQAIPRKNSNPNKLFPELASNPFPESSALYIQIMQKSSGGRPKKKVYERVDDLDRAIDLQKKPSIILELKNIILKSKTHSILIRDLEKEAGYVQKWNFMAVIEKYPSIFHVSKDAGGSRSPIMVKLTDKAQRVVAEEDDARRQMEPILVRSLRKLLMMSKDCQIPLEKIELIHSELGLPKDFSDSLIPKYPEFFSIKDVDGRPYLHLESWDSSLAVTAREEKFQILAATQAENDKGGLDCGGYSKKESKISRDGNFFGPFAFRLNYPVGFRPNTKYLEEVLKWQKMPFPSPYLNGRRFDPADPKARKRAVGVLHEILSLTMEKRMSSTQLDAFHAEYQLPSKLILCLVKNHGIFYLTNKGARRTVFLKEAYDGSNLIEKCPLLKFNDKFISLGCRRDFNFNSSTAASQQFGL; encoded by the coding sequence ATGCGTCGAATATCCATCAAGCAAGCACTATTGCAGACCATGCAAGCAATTCCTCGAAAGAATAGCAACCCAAACAAATTATTTCCGGAGTTAGCTTCAAACCCATTTCCAGAATCAAGTGCTTTATACATTCAAATCATGCAAAAATCTTCTGGTGGAAGACCCAAGAAGAAAGTATATGAGCGAGTTGACGATCTTGACCGAGCTATAGACCTGCAGAAGAAACCATCTATCATTCTAGAGCTCAAAAACATTATTCTTAAAAGTAAAACACACTCTATTCTCATTCGGGACCTTGAGAAAGAAGCTGGGTATGTTCAGAAATGGAATTTCATGGCTGTTATTGAAAAATATCCTTCAATATTTCATGTTAGTAAAGATGCTGGAGGAAGCAGATCACCCATCATGGTTAAGTTGACAGACAAGGCACAAAGAGttgttgctgaagaagatgacGCTAGGAGGCAAATGGAACCCATTTTGGTGAGGAGCCTCAGGAAGCTCTTAATGATGTCGAAGGATTGTCAAATTCCACTCGAAAAGATTGAACTCATACATTCAGAATTGGGTTTGCCTAAAGATTTCAGCGACTCGTTGATTCCAAAGTATCCTGAATTCTTCTCTATAAAAGATGTTGACGGGAGACCGTATCTCCATTTAGAAAGTTGGGATTCTTCTTTAGCTGTCACTGCGCGCGAAGAGAAATTTCAAATTCTTGCAGCTACACAAGCTGAGAATGACAAAGGGGGCTTGGATTGTGGTGGGTATAGTAAGAAGGAATCCAAGATCAGTAGAGACGGTAATTTCTTTGGACCATTTGCTTTTCGTTTGAATTACCCTGTTGGATTCAGACCCAACACCAAGTACCTTGAAGAAGTCCTGAAATGGCAAAAGATGCCCTTTCCTTCGCCGTATTTGAACGGAAGAAGGTTTGATCCTGCAGACCCAAAAGCTCGAAAAAGGGCAGTTGGAGTACTTCATGAGATCCTAAGTTTGACAATGGAGAAAAGGATGAGTTCTACGCAGTTGGATGCATTTCATGCAGAATATCAGTTGCCAAGTAAGTTAATACTTTGTTTGGTTAAGAACCATGGAATTTTCTATCTTACCAACAAAGGAGCAAGACGTACTGTATTCCTCAAGGAAGCTTATGATGGTTCAAATTTGATAGAGAAGTGTCCGTTGCTTAAATTTAATGACAAGTTTATATCACTTGGCTGCAGAAGAGATTTCAATTTCAATAGTTCGACAGCAGCATCACAACAGTTTGGTTTATAG